In a single window of the Mauremys reevesii isolate NIE-2019 linkage group 3, ASM1616193v1, whole genome shotgun sequence genome:
- the SOD2 gene encoding superoxide dismutase [Mn], mitochondrial — protein sequence MALLCRLASRGRSRTQLIAALGCLTSRQKHTLPDLPYDYGALQPHISAEIMQLHHSKHHATYVNNLNVAEEKYKEALAKGDVTAQVSLQPALKFNGGGHINHTIFWTNLSPNGGGEPQGELMEAIKRDFGSFGNFKEKLTAVSVGVQGSGWGWLGFNQDQGRLQVTACSNQDPLQGTTGLVPLLGIDVWEHAYYLQYKNVRPDYLKAIWNVISWENVSARYTACKK from the exons gagTCGCACTCAGCTAATTGCAGCTTTGGGATGTTTGACCTCCAGGCAAAAACACACTCTTCCTGACTTGCCTTATGACTATGGTGCCCTGCAACCCCACATCAGTGCAGAAATCATGCAGCTACACCACAGCAAACATCATGCTACTTATGTGAATAATCTGAATGTTGCAGAGGAGAAATATAAAGAGGCATTGGCAAAAG GTGATGTTACAGCTCAGGTGTCTCTTCAGCCTGCACTGAAGTTCAATGGTGGGGGTCACATCAACCACACCATCTTCTGGACAAACCTTTCTCCTAATGGGGGAGGAGAGCCTCAAG GGGAACTGATGGAAGCCATCAAGCGTGACTTTGGCTCCTTTGGAAACTTCAAGGAGAAGCTGACGGCAGTATCGGTTGGTGTTCAaggctcaggatgggggtggcTTGGTTTTAACCAGGACCAAGGCCGCCTGCAGGTCACTGCTTGTTCCAATCAAGACCCTCTGCAAGGAACAACag GTCTTGTTCCTCTGTTAGGAATTGATGTGTGGGAGCATGCTTATTATCTTCAGTATAAAAATGTTAGACCTGACTATCTAAAAGCTATCTGGAATGTGATCAGCTGGGAGAATGTATCTGCAAGATACACAGCTTGCAAAAAATAA